A region of Pyxidicoccus parkwaysis DNA encodes the following proteins:
- a CDS encoding 1,4-dihydroxy-2-naphthoyl-CoA synthase yields the protein MVSAIFNPARWKPVEGFKFKDLTFHRAVDQGTVRIAFNRPEVRNAFRPRTVDELSRALEATRFMTDVGCVLITGNGPSPKDGGWAFCSGGDQRIRGKDGYKYEGEEGESDPARLGRLHILEVQRQIRFLPKAVIAVVPGWAVGGGHSLHVVCDMTIASKEHAVFKQTDADVASFDGGYGSALLARQVGQKRAREIFFVGANYSAEEAFKMGMVNAVVPHAQLEDFALDWAAEINTKSPTAIKMLKYAFNLPDDGLVGQQLFAGEATRLAYGTDEAQEGRDAFVQKRKRDFKRFPWTY from the coding sequence ATGGTTTCGGCCATCTTCAATCCGGCTCGCTGGAAGCCCGTCGAAGGCTTCAAGTTCAAGGACCTCACCTTCCACCGCGCGGTGGACCAGGGCACCGTCCGCATCGCCTTCAACCGCCCCGAGGTGCGCAATGCCTTTCGTCCCCGCACCGTGGATGAGTTGTCCCGCGCGCTGGAGGCCACGCGCTTCATGACGGACGTGGGCTGCGTGCTCATCACCGGCAACGGCCCGTCACCCAAGGACGGCGGCTGGGCCTTCTGCTCCGGTGGGGACCAGCGCATCCGCGGCAAGGATGGCTACAAGTATGAGGGCGAGGAGGGAGAGTCCGACCCGGCACGTCTGGGCCGCCTTCATATTCTGGAGGTGCAGCGGCAGATTCGCTTCCTGCCCAAGGCCGTCATCGCGGTGGTGCCGGGCTGGGCGGTGGGCGGCGGGCACAGCCTGCATGTCGTCTGCGACATGACCATCGCCAGCAAGGAGCACGCCGTCTTCAAGCAGACCGACGCGGACGTGGCCAGCTTCGACGGCGGCTACGGCTCCGCGCTGCTGGCACGACAGGTGGGGCAGAAGCGCGCGCGCGAAATCTTCTTCGTCGGCGCCAACTACTCCGCGGAGGAGGCGTTCAAGATGGGCATGGTGAACGCCGTGGTGCCGCACGCGCAGCTCGAGGACTTCGCGCTCGACTGGGCCGCTGAAATCAACACGAAGAGTCCAACCGCCATCAAGATGCTGAAGTACGCCTTCAACCTCCCCGACGACGGCCTGGTGGGGCAGCAGCTCTTCGCCGGCGAGGCCACGCGCCTGGCCTACGGCACCGACGAGGCGCAGGAGGGCCGCGACGCCTTCGTCCAGAAGCGCAAGCGCGACTTCAAGCGCTTCCCCTGGACGTACTGA
- a CDS encoding MFS transporter, with translation MISRGLRAVREMYELTRGLGNLRVLMVSGLVGTVAGGLLNPVMPLYLQSRGLDLQGIGLVYSVGSLVPIFLQPVMGALSDRYSRKGFVVGLSLVTSLLVPVMALFAHPLPLAAALSLKLLLQRSAQPVNGALVADFAPKQKRATIFALLDASTSLMFVLALGASAFVIRLLSTQYTFFLAGALFLVSSLLLLRLEEPAREAPKARAQGGGWKLALDAVRAPVDYVRGAPRLAGLFAWQFFFAFALNLFPIYIPLYAMKLGAPSEAVGPLVAVSWLVYAFAQPFGGRLSDGLQKRNGIILAGLAGMVLMSGILGLSGWLPAPYGLAVMVVSWALLAVPDGLHRPSAQAVVVEVAPTSERGRFLGALGGCAALAQVLAPLTYGFVARHAGLSSAFLLSSGALLLSLAGMAWAPERSAPAAVTHTPVLTPSQEPG, from the coding sequence ATGATTTCCCGGGGCCTTCGCGCGGTGCGCGAGATGTACGAATTGACGCGCGGGCTGGGCAACCTGCGCGTGCTGATGGTGTCGGGCCTGGTGGGCACGGTGGCCGGCGGTCTGCTCAACCCGGTGATGCCGCTGTACCTCCAGTCGCGCGGGCTCGACTTGCAGGGCATCGGCCTCGTGTACTCGGTGGGCTCGCTGGTGCCCATCTTCCTGCAGCCGGTGATGGGCGCGCTGTCGGACCGCTACAGCCGCAAGGGCTTCGTGGTGGGCCTGTCGCTCGTGACGTCGCTGCTGGTGCCGGTGATGGCGCTCTTCGCGCACCCGCTGCCGCTGGCCGCGGCGCTGTCGCTGAAGCTGCTCCTGCAGCGCAGCGCGCAGCCGGTGAATGGCGCGCTGGTGGCGGACTTCGCGCCGAAGCAGAAGCGCGCCACCATCTTCGCCCTGCTGGACGCGAGCACCAGCCTGATGTTCGTGCTCGCGCTGGGCGCCTCCGCCTTCGTCATCCGCCTGCTGTCCACGCAGTACACCTTCTTCCTCGCCGGCGCGCTCTTCCTCGTCAGCAGCCTGCTGCTCCTGAGGCTGGAGGAGCCCGCGCGTGAGGCGCCCAAAGCGCGCGCCCAGGGCGGCGGGTGGAAGCTGGCGCTGGACGCGGTGCGCGCCCCGGTGGACTACGTGCGCGGCGCGCCCCGGCTGGCGGGCCTGTTCGCCTGGCAGTTCTTCTTCGCCTTCGCGCTCAACCTGTTCCCCATCTACATCCCGCTCTACGCGATGAAGCTGGGCGCGCCGTCGGAGGCGGTGGGGCCGCTCGTCGCCGTCTCCTGGCTCGTCTACGCCTTCGCCCAGCCCTTCGGCGGGCGGCTGTCGGACGGGCTGCAGAAGCGCAACGGCATCATCCTCGCGGGCCTGGCGGGCATGGTGCTCATGAGCGGCATCCTCGGCCTCTCCGGCTGGCTGCCCGCGCCGTACGGCCTCGCCGTCATGGTGGTGTCGTGGGCGCTGCTCGCGGTGCCGGACGGCCTGCACCGCCCCTCCGCGCAGGCGGTGGTGGTGGAGGTGGCCCCCACCTCGGAGCGCGGCCGCTTCCTGGGCGCGCTCGGCGGGTGCGCGGCGCTCGCGCAGGTGCTCGCCCCGCTCACCTATGGCTTCGTGGCCCGGCACGCCGGGCTGTCCAGTGCCTTCCTGTTGTCTTCCGGTGCGTTGCTCTTGTCCCTGGCCGGCATGGCCTGGGCTCCCGAGCGCTCCGCGCCGGCCGCTGTAACCCACACCCCCGTCCTCACCCCATCTCAGGAGCCCGGATGA
- a CDS encoding VOC family protein has product MQPFHTGRLIDHVAIRVKDFDASKRFYRAVLGVLGVPISDDNEHTFSADELYIGPLDAGAPPSPHGIHLAFQARDQETVHRFHAAAIAAGGRDNGAPGLRRYHANYYAAFVLDPDGNNIEAVFQGPTRRSAPSVLISPAD; this is encoded by the coding sequence ATGCAGCCATTCCACACGGGCCGTCTGATCGACCACGTCGCCATCCGCGTGAAGGACTTCGACGCGAGCAAGCGCTTCTACCGCGCGGTGCTCGGCGTGCTCGGTGTCCCCATCTCGGATGACAACGAGCACACGTTCTCCGCCGACGAGCTCTACATCGGCCCCCTCGACGCGGGCGCCCCGCCCTCCCCGCACGGCATCCACCTCGCCTTCCAGGCGAGGGACCAGGAGACGGTGCACCGCTTCCACGCGGCTGCAATCGCCGCGGGCGGCCGCGACAACGGCGCCCCCGGCCTGCGCCGCTACCATGCGAACTACTACGCCGCCTTCGTCCTGGACCCGGATGGCAACAACATCGAGGCCGTGTTCCAAGGCCCGACGCGCCGCTCGGCGCCCTCCGTCCTGATATCGCCGGCGGACTGA
- the trhA gene encoding PAQR family membrane homeostasis protein TrhA: MKPRLRGLSHLLAAVAALCGCVQLALSPARGAHYAAALVFGISLVLMFGVSGTYHWPTWSRAAYLRLRRCDHAAIYLLIAGSFTPMATLETRSGWSTPLLWLMWGCALTGATLALLGISASRGVRSALYVALGLLAAPVVMQLPEVIGPARVAGLALGGVLYALGAVVYARRWPDPVPTVFGYHEVFHLMVIAAAAVHYVVLTDFLWSR; this comes from the coding sequence GTGAAGCCCCGGCTGCGGGGCCTCTCGCACCTGCTGGCGGCGGTGGCGGCACTGTGCGGCTGCGTCCAGCTCGCGCTGTCACCAGCGCGGGGCGCGCACTACGCGGCGGCCCTCGTATTCGGCATCAGCCTGGTCCTGATGTTCGGCGTGAGTGGCACGTACCACTGGCCCACGTGGAGCCGCGCCGCGTACCTTCGGCTGCGCCGGTGCGACCATGCGGCCATCTACCTGCTCATCGCGGGCAGCTTCACGCCCATGGCCACGCTGGAGACGCGAAGCGGCTGGAGCACGCCGCTGCTCTGGCTGATGTGGGGCTGTGCGCTGACCGGCGCGACGCTCGCGCTGCTGGGCATCTCCGCGTCGCGGGGCGTGCGCTCCGCGCTGTACGTCGCGCTGGGCCTGCTGGCGGCGCCGGTGGTGATGCAGCTTCCGGAGGTCATCGGCCCGGCGCGCGTGGCGGGGCTGGCGCTCGGAGGTGTCCTCTACGCGCTGGGCGCGGTGGTATACGCGCGCCGCTGGCCGGACCCGGTGCCCACCGTGTTCGGCTACCACGAGGTGTTCCACCTCATGGTCATCGCCGCGGCCGCCGTGCACTACGTCGTGCTCACCGACTTCCTGTGGAGCCGGTGA
- a CDS encoding cytochrome P450, with protein sequence MQPTLDLMSPETRANPYPLYAELRRTGIRQVEPGGMWAVSRYEDVAAVLKDPRRFSSEGLARGFLPPWIQRNPTAQSLVVKDPPEHARLRGRVARAFGPAALAVLEPEIRAIAHELTQRLLHADGEVDFVEAFALRLPVRVLGLLFGLEADEYPKLKGWADDLVSIPAGQHPPEEQARIRQSLVDMERCFEDLIEARRSAPEHDLVSELIRPGEDGSVLTHEELISFLFSLLPAGVETTVYLLANTMYVLSDRPDDFARVRADMRLVPRLIEEVLRFEPPGHSSLRITTEETELAGVHLPRGAVVVVLLASALRDERQFPGADRIDLARGGSSHMAFGHGIHFCLGAMLARLEARLGLEALLPRLQGFTRSPVPIDWSRSLIARGPLALPLKFSPA encoded by the coding sequence ATGCAGCCCACGCTGGACCTGATGAGCCCCGAGACTCGCGCCAACCCCTACCCGCTCTACGCCGAGCTGCGGCGCACCGGCATCCGCCAGGTGGAGCCCGGAGGCATGTGGGCCGTCAGCCGCTACGAGGACGTGGCGGCCGTGCTCAAGGACCCGCGCCGCTTCTCCTCGGAGGGGCTGGCGCGCGGCTTCCTCCCGCCGTGGATTCAGCGCAACCCCACCGCGCAGTCGCTCGTGGTGAAGGACCCGCCGGAACATGCGCGCCTGCGCGGCCGCGTGGCCCGGGCCTTCGGCCCCGCGGCCCTCGCCGTGCTGGAGCCGGAGATTCGGGCCATCGCCCATGAGCTCACGCAGCGGCTCCTCCACGCCGACGGCGAGGTGGACTTCGTGGAGGCCTTCGCGCTGCGCCTCCCGGTGCGCGTGCTGGGCCTGCTGTTCGGACTGGAGGCGGACGAGTATCCGAAGCTCAAGGGCTGGGCGGATGACCTCGTCAGCATCCCCGCGGGACAGCACCCTCCCGAGGAACAGGCACGCATCCGACAGAGCCTCGTGGACATGGAGCGATGCTTCGAGGACCTCATCGAAGCGCGCCGCTCGGCACCCGAACACGACCTGGTGAGCGAGCTCATCCGCCCCGGAGAGGACGGCTCGGTGCTCACGCACGAGGAGCTCATCAGTTTTCTCTTCAGCCTGCTCCCGGCGGGCGTGGAGACCACCGTGTACCTCCTCGCCAATACGATGTACGTCCTGTCGGACCGGCCGGACGACTTCGCGCGCGTGCGCGCCGACATGCGGCTCGTGCCCCGGCTCATCGAGGAGGTGCTGCGCTTCGAGCCGCCCGGCCACTCCAGCCTCCGCATCACCACGGAGGAGACGGAGCTCGCGGGCGTCCACCTTCCGCGCGGGGCCGTCGTCGTGGTGCTGCTCGCCTCCGCGCTGCGCGACGAGCGGCAGTTCCCCGGCGCCGACCGCATCGACCTGGCGCGGGGCGGCTCCTCACACATGGCCTTCGGCCACGGCATCCACTTCTGCCTGGGGGCCATGCTCGCGCGGCTCGAGGCTCGGCTCGGGCTGGAGGCACTGCTTCCCCGCCTCCAGGGCTTCACCCGGAGCCCGGTGCCCATCGACTGGTCCCGCTCGCTCATTGCCCGGGGGCCACTCGCGCTGCCGCTGAAATTTTCCCCTGCCTGA
- a CDS encoding class I SAM-dependent methyltransferase: MSTANTPQPQDISSCYNQVSSTYNDNKYTKAAHKLFWVVYEELTWKAVEKVLPPAGTSWRVLDAGGGGGKFSARFAEAGHNVTVLDISAGMLDSARAYLGSKGLLERCSFIEGTVADLPFKDSEFDLVFSEGDPVSYCLDQYPKAMSELVRVVKPGGPVIMGVDNRHEHFMFELKHGKKAEALKLLLTGRGKCPYGLPVHLFTIQELQDGVKAAGADLEEIFGKPVMYFEMLEAMQAERGPDFDVWAARDEIIAMQEKLAHEGYALQGQHFQVMARRKK; encoded by the coding sequence ATGAGCACCGCCAATACGCCGCAGCCGCAGGACATCTCCAGCTGCTACAACCAGGTGTCGTCGACGTACAACGACAACAAGTACACCAAGGCGGCGCACAAGCTGTTCTGGGTGGTCTACGAGGAGCTGACCTGGAAGGCCGTGGAGAAGGTGCTGCCTCCGGCCGGCACGTCGTGGCGCGTGCTGGACGCGGGCGGCGGCGGCGGCAAGTTCAGCGCGCGCTTCGCGGAGGCTGGCCACAACGTCACCGTGCTGGACATCTCCGCGGGCATGCTGGACTCGGCCAGGGCATATCTCGGCTCGAAGGGGCTCTTGGAGCGCTGTTCCTTCATCGAGGGCACGGTGGCGGACCTGCCCTTCAAGGACTCGGAGTTCGACCTCGTCTTCAGCGAGGGCGACCCGGTGTCCTACTGCCTGGACCAGTACCCCAAGGCGATGAGCGAATTGGTGCGCGTGGTGAAGCCGGGCGGCCCGGTCATCATGGGCGTGGACAACCGCCACGAGCACTTCATGTTCGAGCTCAAGCACGGCAAGAAGGCCGAGGCGCTGAAGCTGCTGCTCACGGGCCGCGGCAAGTGCCCCTACGGCCTGCCGGTGCACCTGTTCACCATCCAGGAGCTGCAGGACGGCGTGAAGGCGGCGGGCGCGGACCTGGAGGAGATTTTCGGCAAGCCCGTCATGTACTTCGAGATGCTGGAGGCGATGCAGGCCGAGCGCGGCCCGGACTTCGACGTGTGGGCGGCGCGCGATGAAATCATCGCGATGCAGGAGAAGCTCGCGCACGAGGGCTACGCACTGCAGGGCCAGCACTTCCAGGTGATGGCGCGCAGGAAGAAGTAG
- a CDS encoding carbohydrate binding family 9 domain-containing protein has product MKTSTCTWGAALFLACLPTLALADSPEDKQYYNYKATFTSEPITIDGKPDEAVWQTAPEVSGWHLTRIDYGNPARDDTKVRILYDKKNLYVLFHCLDKDPSKITAYSVQNESFLHQEDNVTVMLDTFKDHRNAYYFWTNPLGVRTDGRIVADGEAFTTSWAGEWESMGSITEDGWYSEVRIPFANFQFPSTEEVTFGLMLDREQARTQEWSNWTPDGVNSAKVSRFPHLEGLKNIEGRRSWSITPYVATDVALQTTASRKVFKPNAGFDARIDPTPNVALKLTANPDFSDVEADQDRLLLDTEEPLLPERRPFFVESEHLFLAPIKIFTSRRIAMKPHDQVLGGAQLTGKVGGLGFALLDVQHRDDPGDGSNERENLNSGVLRLQQDIGKRSAINLIAVSRKGDKYGWFRTTGLDANIHIWEELFVQAQILKSWSDVAGHKDSEAYKIAIHRFDTNSEFWIHLEDIGKRYANPLGYTPVLDKQGYNTHLYLTPFPKLRFLPQVNLTWDSLWRRDHEHVRTRLRNRVNVQPYLHHNFALYADYVYDDNEGFKDRIATGGFILFPNDWQSLTLTAFTGNFLGGPTRGVNGALNIKMGNRLQAKFSGFYTESKDVPKNSELYGTSGTGHSWSGYAQLRYQFNPNLYTRVTFQQGAVSELADYSNVKGTLLDAVFGWHYRDWSDLFFVYSDQPFNGSQERRILSKISFTY; this is encoded by the coding sequence ATGAAAACGTCGACCTGTACCTGGGGCGCCGCGCTCTTCCTCGCGTGTCTGCCGACCCTGGCCCTCGCTGATTCGCCCGAAGACAAGCAGTACTACAACTACAAGGCCACCTTCACGAGCGAGCCCATCACCATCGATGGCAAGCCCGACGAGGCCGTGTGGCAGACGGCCCCGGAGGTTTCGGGCTGGCACCTCACGCGCATCGACTACGGCAACCCCGCGCGTGACGACACCAAGGTCCGCATCCTCTACGACAAGAAGAACCTGTACGTCCTGTTCCACTGCCTGGACAAGGACCCGTCGAAAATCACCGCGTACAGCGTCCAGAACGAGTCCTTCCTCCACCAGGAGGACAACGTCACGGTGATGCTGGACACGTTCAAGGACCACCGGAACGCGTACTACTTCTGGACCAACCCGCTGGGCGTGCGCACCGACGGCCGCATCGTCGCGGACGGCGAGGCCTTCACCACGTCGTGGGCCGGTGAGTGGGAGTCCATGGGCTCCATCACCGAGGACGGCTGGTATTCCGAGGTCCGCATCCCCTTCGCCAACTTCCAGTTCCCCTCGACGGAGGAGGTGACGTTCGGCCTCATGCTGGACCGCGAGCAGGCGCGCACGCAGGAGTGGAGCAACTGGACGCCGGACGGCGTCAACAGCGCCAAGGTGAGCCGCTTCCCGCACCTGGAGGGACTCAAGAACATCGAAGGCCGCCGCAGCTGGAGCATCACCCCGTACGTGGCCACGGACGTCGCGCTCCAGACGACGGCGTCCCGCAAGGTGTTCAAGCCCAACGCCGGCTTCGATGCGCGCATCGACCCGACGCCCAACGTGGCCCTGAAGCTGACCGCCAACCCGGACTTCTCCGACGTGGAAGCGGACCAGGACCGGCTCCTGCTGGACACCGAGGAGCCGCTGCTGCCCGAGCGCCGTCCCTTCTTCGTGGAGAGCGAGCACCTCTTCCTCGCGCCCATCAAGATCTTCACCTCCCGCCGCATCGCCATGAAGCCGCACGACCAGGTGCTCGGCGGCGCGCAGCTCACCGGCAAGGTGGGCGGCCTGGGCTTCGCGCTCCTCGACGTGCAGCACCGGGACGACCCGGGCGACGGCAGCAACGAGCGGGAGAACCTCAACTCCGGCGTGCTGCGCCTCCAGCAGGACATCGGCAAGCGCTCCGCCATCAACCTCATCGCGGTGAGCCGCAAGGGTGACAAGTACGGCTGGTTCCGCACCACCGGCCTCGACGCCAACATCCACATCTGGGAGGAGCTCTTCGTCCAGGCGCAGATTCTGAAGAGCTGGAGCGACGTGGCCGGCCACAAGGACTCGGAGGCGTACAAGATCGCCATCCACCGCTTCGACACCAACTCCGAGTTCTGGATCCACCTGGAGGACATCGGCAAGCGCTACGCCAACCCGCTGGGCTACACGCCGGTGCTCGACAAGCAGGGCTACAACACGCACCTGTACCTGACGCCGTTCCCCAAGCTGCGCTTCCTGCCGCAGGTCAACCTCACGTGGGACAGCCTCTGGCGCCGCGACCACGAGCACGTGCGCACCCGCTTGCGCAACCGCGTCAACGTGCAGCCGTACCTGCACCACAACTTCGCCCTCTACGCGGACTACGTCTACGACGACAACGAGGGCTTCAAGGACCGCATCGCCACCGGCGGCTTCATCCTCTTCCCCAACGACTGGCAGAGCCTGACGCTGACGGCCTTCACCGGTAACTTCCTCGGCGGCCCCACGCGCGGCGTCAACGGCGCGCTCAACATCAAGATGGGCAACCGGCTCCAGGCGAAGTTCAGCGGCTTCTACACGGAGAGCAAGGACGTGCCGAAGAACAGCGAGCTGTACGGCACCTCCGGCACGGGCCACTCGTGGAGCGGCTACGCGCAGCTGCGCTACCAGTTCAACCCCAACCTCTACACCCGCGTGACGTTCCAGCAGGGCGCGGTGTCCGAGCTCGCCGACTACAGCAACGTGAAGGGCACGCTGCTGGACGCCGTCTTCGGCTGGCACTACCGCGACTGGAGCGACCTGTTCTTCGTGTACTCGGACCAGCCCTTCAACGGCTCGCAGGAACGCCGCATCCTCTCGAAGATCTCCTTCACGTACTGA
- a CDS encoding PqqD family protein: MVLPRAAAGVIVQQQQDAFFLMDTEGGEVFRVNETAARIFELCRSGGTLEDAVQALSRGMGESAPIQEIAEDVRSTVTQFQELGLCEPSSVS; the protein is encoded by the coding sequence TTGGTCCTTCCACGAGCAGCGGCCGGTGTCATCGTCCAGCAGCAGCAGGATGCGTTCTTCCTCATGGACACCGAGGGTGGCGAGGTCTTCCGGGTGAATGAGACCGCCGCTCGCATCTTCGAGCTGTGCCGCAGTGGTGGCACGCTCGAGGACGCGGTGCAGGCCCTCTCCCGCGGAATGGGTGAATCCGCACCGATACAGGAAATCGCTGAAGACGTTCGGAGTACTGTAACCCAGTTCCAGGAGCTGGGGCTCTGCGAGCCCTCCAGCGTCTCCTGA
- a CDS encoding DUF692 domain-containing protein, with the protein MSSIPFLGVGLSYRWDFQPHLARGNPGVDWLEVMPEHFFPLTEDTVRRLEVLAKRFPLAGHGLELSVGSDGVDGPDYVASLKRMLATTRAAWHSDHLCFTRAGELPVRSLTPVPFTEDALETCVRNIRRVKAELGLPFIVENIAWLFDTPLSTLDEADFLTRVVTQADCGLLLDLHNVYANAVNHKFDPYAFVDRLPLDRVVQIHLAGGVTMEGVYVDSHSNVSPEEVWRLLEYVAPRCPVRGVNFEMDSGFPPFARLVEELARARAILERCGASAA; encoded by the coding sequence GTGTCGTCGATTCCGTTCCTGGGCGTCGGGCTCAGCTACCGCTGGGACTTCCAGCCGCACCTCGCGCGGGGCAACCCGGGCGTGGACTGGCTGGAGGTGATGCCCGAGCACTTCTTCCCGCTGACGGAGGACACGGTGCGCCGGCTGGAGGTGCTGGCGAAGCGCTTCCCGCTGGCGGGCCACGGGCTGGAGCTGTCGGTGGGCTCGGACGGCGTGGACGGCCCGGACTACGTGGCGAGCCTGAAGCGGATGCTCGCCACCACGCGCGCGGCGTGGCACTCGGACCACCTGTGCTTCACGCGCGCGGGCGAGCTGCCGGTGCGCTCGCTCACGCCGGTGCCCTTCACGGAGGACGCGCTGGAGACGTGCGTGCGCAACATCCGCCGCGTGAAGGCGGAGCTGGGCCTGCCCTTCATCGTGGAGAACATCGCCTGGCTGTTCGACACGCCGCTCAGCACGCTGGACGAGGCGGACTTCCTCACCCGCGTGGTGACGCAGGCGGACTGCGGGCTGCTGCTGGACTTGCACAACGTCTACGCCAACGCGGTGAACCACAAGTTCGACCCGTACGCCTTCGTGGACCGGCTCCCGCTGGACAGGGTGGTGCAGATTCACCTGGCGGGTGGGGTGACGATGGAGGGCGTGTACGTGGACAGCCACTCCAACGTGTCGCCGGAGGAGGTGTGGCGGCTGTTGGAGTACGTGGCGCCGCGCTGTCCGGTGCGTGGGGTGAACTTCGAGATGGACAGCGGCTTTCCGCCTTTCGCGCGGCTGGTGGAGGAGCTCGCGCGTGCACGGGCCATCCTCGAGCGCTGCGGCGCGAGCGCGGCCTGA